The following proteins are co-located in the Vidua macroura isolate BioBank_ID:100142 chromosome 1, ASM2450914v1, whole genome shotgun sequence genome:
- the ASIC3 gene encoding acid-sensing ion channel 3 isoform X4, translating to MRRGSEGSGEGEGLSSLRAFAHSSSLHGISHVFAYGAVSLRRVLWGGFFLGSLGLLLLVCAERVAYFLTYPHVTKLDEVAARNLTFPAITICNLNEFRFSKITRNDMYHVGELLALLNERYEISNPQLAEPHVLAALRDKANFKNFKAKPFSMAEFYNRTGHDLADMLLQCSFRGTGCTARNFTVIFTRLGKCYTFNPGGPGREVLTTLQGGSGNGLELMLNVQQEEYLPVWGDTDETSFEVGVKVQIHSQDEPPFIDQLGFGVAPGFQTFVSCQQQRLVYLPPPWGDCKATPIESDFFTNYSLTACRLDCETRYLAENCNCRMVHMPGNANVCTPEQYKECADPALDFLVTKDSEYCACRTPCAMVRYGKELSMVKIPSKASAKYLAKKFNKTEQYIADNVLVLDIFFEALNYEMIEQKKAYEVTSGGRWGSSLVPASSPSWRSLITCTRCSGTNSSACTRRRNGAPGAMAAP from the exons ATGAGGAGGGGCTCGGAGGGCAGCGGGGAGGGCGAGGGGCTCTCGAGCCTGCGGGCGTTCGCCCACAGCTCCTCGCTGCACGGCATCAGCCACGTCTTCGCCTACGGGGCCGTGTCCCTGCGCCGCGTGCTCTGGGGCGGCTTTTTCCTGGGCtcgctggggctgctgctgctcgtgTGCGCCGAGCGCGTCGCCTACTTCCTCACCTACCCGCACGTCACCAAGCTGGACGAGGTGGCTGCCCGCAACCTCACCTTCCCGGCCATCACCATCTGCAACCTCAACGAGTTCCGCTTCTCCAAAATCACCCGCAACGACATGTACCACGTGGGCGAGCTGCTGGCGCTGCTCAACGAGCGCTACGAGATCAGCAACCCGCAGCTGGCCGAGCCCCACGTCCTGGCCGCGCTGCGCGACAAGGCCAACTTCAAGAACTTCAAGGCGAAGCCCTTCAGCATGGCCGAGTTCTACAACCGCACGGGCCACGACCTGGCTGacatgctgctgcagtgctcctTCCGCGGCACCGGCTGCACGGCCCGCAACTTCACCGTG ATCTTCACACGCCTGGGGAAGTGCTACACGTTCAACCCGGGGGGGCCAGGCCGCGAGGTGCTGACCACGCTGCAGGGCGGCTCCGGCAACGGCCTGGAGCTCATGCTCAACGTGCAGCAGGAGGAGTATCTGCCCGTCTGGGGGGACACAG atgAGACCTCGTTTGAGGTGGGGGTGAAGGTGCAGATCCACAGCCAGGACGAGCCGCCCTTCATTGACCAGTTGGGCTTCGGCGTTGCCCCTGGCTTCCAGACCTTCgtctcctgccagcagcagcgg CTGGTGTACCTGCCCCCACCGTGGGGGGACTGCAAGGCCACCCCCATCGAGTCCGACTTCTTCACCAACTACAGCCTGACCGCGTGCCGCCTGGACTGCGAGACGCGCTACCTGGCCGAGAACTGCAACTGCCGCATGGTGCACATGCCGG GCAATGCCAACGTCTGCACCCCGGAGCAGTACAAGGAGTGTGCCGACCCCGCGCTGG ACTTCCTGGTGACGAAGGACAGCGAGTACTGCGCGTGCCGCACGCCCTGCGCCATGGTGCGCTACGGCAAGGAGCTCTCCATGGTGAAGATCCCCAGCAAGGCCTCGGCCAAGTACCTGGCCAAGAAGTTCAACAAGACGGAGCAGTACATTGC ggACAATGTGCTGGTCCTGGACATCTTCTTCGAGGCACTGAACTACGAGATGATCGAGCAGAAGAAGGCGTACGAg GTGACATCGGGGGGCAGATGGGGCTCTTCATTGGTGCCAGCCTCCTCACCATCCTGGAGATCTTTGATTACCTGTACGAG gtgttCCGGGACAAACTCCTCAGCCTGTACAAGGAGAAGAAACGGAGCCCCCGGAGCGATGGCGGCACCCTG A
- the ASIC3 gene encoding acid-sensing ion channel 3 isoform X1: protein MRRGSEGSGEGEGLSSLRAFAHSSSLHGISHVFAYGAVSLRRVLWGGFFLGSLGLLLLVCAERVAYFLTYPHVTKLDEVAARNLTFPAITICNLNEFRFSKITRNDMYHVGELLALLNERYEISNPQLAEPHVLAALRDKANFKNFKAKPFSMAEFYNRTGHDLADMLLQCSFRGTGCTARNFTVIFTRLGKCYTFNPGGPGREVLTTLQGGSGNGLELMLNVQQEEYLPVWGDTDETSFEVGVKVQIHSQDEPPFIDQLGFGVAPGFQTFVSCQQQRLVYLPPPWGDCKATPIESDFFTNYSLTACRLDCETRYLAENCNCRMVHMPGNANVCTPEQYKECADPALDFLVTKDSEYCACRTPCAMVRYGKELSMVKIPSKASAKYLAKKFNKTEQYIADNVLVLDIFFEALNYEMIEQKKAYEVAGLLGDIGGQMGLFIGASLLTILEIFDYLYEVFRDKLLSLYKEKKRSPRSDGGTLSAWPPLLGPTPRLGVAPNLLPRHPALGSPPGPPAEPSPPPRRPGGWGDTPGPRGGLQASPTP from the exons ATGAGGAGGGGCTCGGAGGGCAGCGGGGAGGGCGAGGGGCTCTCGAGCCTGCGGGCGTTCGCCCACAGCTCCTCGCTGCACGGCATCAGCCACGTCTTCGCCTACGGGGCCGTGTCCCTGCGCCGCGTGCTCTGGGGCGGCTTTTTCCTGGGCtcgctggggctgctgctgctcgtgTGCGCCGAGCGCGTCGCCTACTTCCTCACCTACCCGCACGTCACCAAGCTGGACGAGGTGGCTGCCCGCAACCTCACCTTCCCGGCCATCACCATCTGCAACCTCAACGAGTTCCGCTTCTCCAAAATCACCCGCAACGACATGTACCACGTGGGCGAGCTGCTGGCGCTGCTCAACGAGCGCTACGAGATCAGCAACCCGCAGCTGGCCGAGCCCCACGTCCTGGCCGCGCTGCGCGACAAGGCCAACTTCAAGAACTTCAAGGCGAAGCCCTTCAGCATGGCCGAGTTCTACAACCGCACGGGCCACGACCTGGCTGacatgctgctgcagtgctcctTCCGCGGCACCGGCTGCACGGCCCGCAACTTCACCGTG ATCTTCACACGCCTGGGGAAGTGCTACACGTTCAACCCGGGGGGGCCAGGCCGCGAGGTGCTGACCACGCTGCAGGGCGGCTCCGGCAACGGCCTGGAGCTCATGCTCAACGTGCAGCAGGAGGAGTATCTGCCCGTCTGGGGGGACACAG atgAGACCTCGTTTGAGGTGGGGGTGAAGGTGCAGATCCACAGCCAGGACGAGCCGCCCTTCATTGACCAGTTGGGCTTCGGCGTTGCCCCTGGCTTCCAGACCTTCgtctcctgccagcagcagcgg CTGGTGTACCTGCCCCCACCGTGGGGGGACTGCAAGGCCACCCCCATCGAGTCCGACTTCTTCACCAACTACAGCCTGACCGCGTGCCGCCTGGACTGCGAGACGCGCTACCTGGCCGAGAACTGCAACTGCCGCATGGTGCACATGCCGG GCAATGCCAACGTCTGCACCCCGGAGCAGTACAAGGAGTGTGCCGACCCCGCGCTGG ACTTCCTGGTGACGAAGGACAGCGAGTACTGCGCGTGCCGCACGCCCTGCGCCATGGTGCGCTACGGCAAGGAGCTCTCCATGGTGAAGATCCCCAGCAAGGCCTCGGCCAAGTACCTGGCCAAGAAGTTCAACAAGACGGAGCAGTACATTGC ggACAATGTGCTGGTCCTGGACATCTTCTTCGAGGCACTGAACTACGAGATGATCGAGCAGAAGAAGGCGTACGAggtggcagggctgctgg GTGACATCGGGGGGCAGATGGGGCTCTTCATTGGTGCCAGCCTCCTCACCATCCTGGAGATCTTTGATTACCTGTACGAG gtgttCCGGGACAAACTCCTCAGCCTGTACAAGGAGAAGAAACGGAGCCCCCGGAGCGATGGCGGCACCCTG AGCGCCTGGCCCCCCTTGCTCGGCCCCACGCCCCGTCTCGGCGTCGCCCCGAACCTGCTACCTCGTCACCCGGCTCTAGGGtcccccccgggcccccccgcAGAACCCAGCCCGCCCCCCCGCCGgccggggggctggggggacaccCCCGGGCCGCGGGGCGGCCTCCAGGCCTCCCCCACCCCCTGA
- the ASIC3 gene encoding acid-sensing ion channel 3 isoform X3, with protein MRRGSEGSGEGEGLSSLRAFAHSSSLHGISHVFAYGAVSLRRVLWGGFFLGSLGLLLLVCAERVAYFLTYPHVTKLDEVAARNLTFPAITICNLNEFRFSKITRNDMYHVGELLALLNERYEISNPQLAEPHVLAALRDKANFKNFKAKPFSMAEFYNRTGHDLADMLLQCSFRGTGCTARNFTVIFTRLGKCYTFNPGGPGREVLTTLQGGSGNGLELMLNVQQEEYLPVWGDTDETSFEVGVKVQIHSQDEPPFIDQLGFGVAPGFQTFVSCQQQRPDRVPPGLRDALPGRELQLPHGAHAGQCQRLHPGAVQGVCRPRAGLPGDEGQRVLRVPHALRHGALRQGALHGEDPQQGLGQVPGQEVQQDGAVHCGQCAGPGHLLRGTELRDDRAEEGVRGDIGGQMGLFIGASLLTILEIFDYLYEVFRDKLLSLYKEKKRSPRSDGGTLSAWPPLLGPTPRLGVAPNLLPRHPALGSPPGPPAEPSPPPRRPGGWGDTPGPRGGLQASPTP; from the exons ATGAGGAGGGGCTCGGAGGGCAGCGGGGAGGGCGAGGGGCTCTCGAGCCTGCGGGCGTTCGCCCACAGCTCCTCGCTGCACGGCATCAGCCACGTCTTCGCCTACGGGGCCGTGTCCCTGCGCCGCGTGCTCTGGGGCGGCTTTTTCCTGGGCtcgctggggctgctgctgctcgtgTGCGCCGAGCGCGTCGCCTACTTCCTCACCTACCCGCACGTCACCAAGCTGGACGAGGTGGCTGCCCGCAACCTCACCTTCCCGGCCATCACCATCTGCAACCTCAACGAGTTCCGCTTCTCCAAAATCACCCGCAACGACATGTACCACGTGGGCGAGCTGCTGGCGCTGCTCAACGAGCGCTACGAGATCAGCAACCCGCAGCTGGCCGAGCCCCACGTCCTGGCCGCGCTGCGCGACAAGGCCAACTTCAAGAACTTCAAGGCGAAGCCCTTCAGCATGGCCGAGTTCTACAACCGCACGGGCCACGACCTGGCTGacatgctgctgcagtgctcctTCCGCGGCACCGGCTGCACGGCCCGCAACTTCACCGTG ATCTTCACACGCCTGGGGAAGTGCTACACGTTCAACCCGGGGGGGCCAGGCCGCGAGGTGCTGACCACGCTGCAGGGCGGCTCCGGCAACGGCCTGGAGCTCATGCTCAACGTGCAGCAGGAGGAGTATCTGCCCGTCTGGGGGGACACAG atgAGACCTCGTTTGAGGTGGGGGTGAAGGTGCAGATCCACAGCCAGGACGAGCCGCCCTTCATTGACCAGTTGGGCTTCGGCGTTGCCCCTGGCTTCCAGACCTTCgtctcctgccagcagcagcgg CCTGACCGCGTGCCGCCTGGACTGCGAGACGCGCTACCTGGCCGAGAACTGCAACTGCCGCATGGTGCACATGCCGG GCAATGCCAACGTCTGCACCCCGGAGCAGTACAAGGAGTGTGCCGACCCCGCGCTGG ACTTCCTGGTGACGAAGGACAGCGAGTACTGCGCGTGCCGCACGCCCTGCGCCATGGTGCGCTACGGCAAGGAGCTCTCCATGGTGAAGATCCCCAGCAAGGCCTCGGCCAAGTACCTGGCCAAGAAGTTCAACAAGACGGAGCAGTACATTGC ggACAATGTGCTGGTCCTGGACATCTTCTTCGAGGCACTGAACTACGAGATGATCGAGCAGAAGAAGGCGTACGAg GTGACATCGGGGGGCAGATGGGGCTCTTCATTGGTGCCAGCCTCCTCACCATCCTGGAGATCTTTGATTACCTGTACGAG gtgttCCGGGACAAACTCCTCAGCCTGTACAAGGAGAAGAAACGGAGCCCCCGGAGCGATGGCGGCACCCTG AGCGCCTGGCCCCCCTTGCTCGGCCCCACGCCCCGTCTCGGCGTCGCCCCGAACCTGCTACCTCGTCACCCGGCTCTAGGGtcccccccgggcccccccgcAGAACCCAGCCCGCCCCCCCGCCGgccggggggctggggggacaccCCCGGGCCGCGGGGCGGCCTCCAGGCCTCCCCCACCCCCTGA
- the CDK5 gene encoding cyclin-dependent kinase 5 isoform X2, which translates to MQKYEKLEKIGEGTYGTVFKAKNRETHEIVALKRVRLDDDDEGVPSSALREICLLKELKHKNIVRLHDVLHSDKKLTLVFEFCDQDLKKYFDSCNGDLDPEIVKSFMYQLLKGLAFCHSRNVLHRDLKPQNLLINRNGELKLADFGLARAFGIPVRCYSAEVVTLWYRPPDVLFGAKLYSTSIDMWSAGCIFAELANAGRPLFPGNDVDDQLKRIFRLLGTPTEEQWPAMAKLPDYKLPLPWSTWCPS; encoded by the exons ATGCAGAAATACGAGAAGCTGGAGAAGATCGGCGAAG GCACCTACGGGACCGTGTTCAAGGCCAAGAACCGGGAGACGCACGAGATCGTGGCGCTGAAGCGGGTGCGGCTGGACGACGATGATGAG GGGGTGCCCAGCTCGGCGCTGCGGGAGATCTGCCTGCTCAAGGAGCTCAAGCACAAGAACATTGTCAG GCTGCACGACGTTCTGCACAGCGACAAGAAGCTCACCCTGGTTTTTGAGTTCTGCGACCAG GACCTGAAGAAATACTTCGACAGCTGCAACGGGGATCTGGACCCCGAGATTGTCAAG TCGTTCATGTACCAGCTGCTGAAGGGGCTCGCCTTCTGCCACAGCCGCAACGTCCTGCACCGGGACCTGAAACCCCAGAACCTGCTCATCAACAGG AACGGGGAGCTCAAGCTGGCAGATTTCGGGCTGGCTCGGGCCTTCGGCATCCCTGTGCGCTGCTACTCAGCCGAG GTGGTCACTCTGTGGTACCGGCCCCCCGATGTTCTCTTCGGTGCCAAGCTCTACTCCACCTCCATTGACATGTGGTCAGCTGGGTGCATCTTTGCGG AACTGGCCAACGCGGGGCGGCCCCTCTTCCCGGGCAACGACGTGGACGACCAGCTGAAGAGGATCTTCCG GCTGCTGGGGACCCCCACGGAGGAGCAGTGGCCGGCCATGGCCAAGCTGCCGGACTACAAG CTACCACTTCCCTGGTCAACGTGGTGCCCAAGCTGA
- the CDK5 gene encoding cyclin-dependent kinase 5 isoform X1 produces MQKYEKLEKIGEGTYGTVFKAKNRETHEIVALKRVRLDDDDEGVPSSALREICLLKELKHKNIVRLHDVLHSDKKLTLVFEFCDQDLKKYFDSCNGDLDPEIVKSFMYQLLKGLAFCHSRNVLHRDLKPQNLLINRNGELKLADFGLARAFGIPVRCYSAEVVTLWYRPPDVLFGAKLYSTSIDMWSAGCIFAELANAGRPLFPGNDVDDQLKRIFRLLGTPTEEQWPAMAKLPDYKPYPMYPATTSLVNVVPKLNATGRDLLQNLLKCNPVQRISAEEALQHPYFTDFCPP; encoded by the exons ATGCAGAAATACGAGAAGCTGGAGAAGATCGGCGAAG GCACCTACGGGACCGTGTTCAAGGCCAAGAACCGGGAGACGCACGAGATCGTGGCGCTGAAGCGGGTGCGGCTGGACGACGATGATGAG GGGGTGCCCAGCTCGGCGCTGCGGGAGATCTGCCTGCTCAAGGAGCTCAAGCACAAGAACATTGTCAG GCTGCACGACGTTCTGCACAGCGACAAGAAGCTCACCCTGGTTTTTGAGTTCTGCGACCAG GACCTGAAGAAATACTTCGACAGCTGCAACGGGGATCTGGACCCCGAGATTGTCAAG TCGTTCATGTACCAGCTGCTGAAGGGGCTCGCCTTCTGCCACAGCCGCAACGTCCTGCACCGGGACCTGAAACCCCAGAACCTGCTCATCAACAGG AACGGGGAGCTCAAGCTGGCAGATTTCGGGCTGGCTCGGGCCTTCGGCATCCCTGTGCGCTGCTACTCAGCCGAG GTGGTCACTCTGTGGTACCGGCCCCCCGATGTTCTCTTCGGTGCCAAGCTCTACTCCACCTCCATTGACATGTGGTCAGCTGGGTGCATCTTTGCGG AACTGGCCAACGCGGGGCGGCCCCTCTTCCCGGGCAACGACGTGGACGACCAGCTGAAGAGGATCTTCCG GCTGCTGGGGACCCCCACGGAGGAGCAGTGGCCGGCCATGGCCAAGCTGCCGGACTACAAG ccctaCCCCATGTACCCAGCTACCACTTCCCTGGTCAACGTGGTGCCCAAGCTGAACGCGACTGGCCgggacctgctgcag aACCTGCTCAAGTGCAATCCGGTGCAGCGGATCTCAGCGGAGGAGGCCCTGCAGCATCCCTACTTCACCGACTTCTGCCCGCCCTAG
- the ASIC3 gene encoding acid-sensing ion channel 3 isoform X2, which yields MRRGSEGSGEGEGLSSLRAFAHSSSLHGISHVFAYGAVSLRRVLWGGFFLGSLGLLLLVCAERVAYFLTYPHVTKLDEVAARNLTFPAITICNLNEFRFSKITRNDMYHVGELLALLNERYEISNPQLAEPHVLAALRDKANFKNFKAKPFSMAEFYNRTGHDLADMLLQCSFRGTGCTARNFTVIFTRLGKCYTFNPGGPGREVLTTLQGGSGNGLELMLNVQQEEYLPVWGDTDETSFEVGVKVQIHSQDEPPFIDQLGFGVAPGFQTFVSCQQQRLVYLPPPWGDCKATPIESDFFTNYSLTACRLDCETRYLAENCNCRMVHMPGNANVCTPEQYKECADPALDFLVTKDSEYCACRTPCAMVRYGKELSMVKIPSKASAKYLAKKFNKTEQYIADNVLVLDIFFEALNYEMIEQKKAYEVAGLLGDIGGQMGLFIGASLLTILEIFDYLYEVFRDKLLSLYKEKKRSPRSDGGTLEHPAVPGSPMAPHTPRAPGPPCSAPRPVSASPRTCYLVTRL from the exons ATGAGGAGGGGCTCGGAGGGCAGCGGGGAGGGCGAGGGGCTCTCGAGCCTGCGGGCGTTCGCCCACAGCTCCTCGCTGCACGGCATCAGCCACGTCTTCGCCTACGGGGCCGTGTCCCTGCGCCGCGTGCTCTGGGGCGGCTTTTTCCTGGGCtcgctggggctgctgctgctcgtgTGCGCCGAGCGCGTCGCCTACTTCCTCACCTACCCGCACGTCACCAAGCTGGACGAGGTGGCTGCCCGCAACCTCACCTTCCCGGCCATCACCATCTGCAACCTCAACGAGTTCCGCTTCTCCAAAATCACCCGCAACGACATGTACCACGTGGGCGAGCTGCTGGCGCTGCTCAACGAGCGCTACGAGATCAGCAACCCGCAGCTGGCCGAGCCCCACGTCCTGGCCGCGCTGCGCGACAAGGCCAACTTCAAGAACTTCAAGGCGAAGCCCTTCAGCATGGCCGAGTTCTACAACCGCACGGGCCACGACCTGGCTGacatgctgctgcagtgctcctTCCGCGGCACCGGCTGCACGGCCCGCAACTTCACCGTG ATCTTCACACGCCTGGGGAAGTGCTACACGTTCAACCCGGGGGGGCCAGGCCGCGAGGTGCTGACCACGCTGCAGGGCGGCTCCGGCAACGGCCTGGAGCTCATGCTCAACGTGCAGCAGGAGGAGTATCTGCCCGTCTGGGGGGACACAG atgAGACCTCGTTTGAGGTGGGGGTGAAGGTGCAGATCCACAGCCAGGACGAGCCGCCCTTCATTGACCAGTTGGGCTTCGGCGTTGCCCCTGGCTTCCAGACCTTCgtctcctgccagcagcagcgg CTGGTGTACCTGCCCCCACCGTGGGGGGACTGCAAGGCCACCCCCATCGAGTCCGACTTCTTCACCAACTACAGCCTGACCGCGTGCCGCCTGGACTGCGAGACGCGCTACCTGGCCGAGAACTGCAACTGCCGCATGGTGCACATGCCGG GCAATGCCAACGTCTGCACCCCGGAGCAGTACAAGGAGTGTGCCGACCCCGCGCTGG ACTTCCTGGTGACGAAGGACAGCGAGTACTGCGCGTGCCGCACGCCCTGCGCCATGGTGCGCTACGGCAAGGAGCTCTCCATGGTGAAGATCCCCAGCAAGGCCTCGGCCAAGTACCTGGCCAAGAAGTTCAACAAGACGGAGCAGTACATTGC ggACAATGTGCTGGTCCTGGACATCTTCTTCGAGGCACTGAACTACGAGATGATCGAGCAGAAGAAGGCGTACGAggtggcagggctgctgg GTGACATCGGGGGGCAGATGGGGCTCTTCATTGGTGCCAGCCTCCTCACCATCCTGGAGATCTTTGATTACCTGTACGAG gtgttCCGGGACAAACTCCTCAGCCTGTACAAGGAGAAGAAACGGAGCCCCCGGAGCGATGGCGGCACCCTG GAGCACCCGGCGGTCCCGGGCAGCCCCATGGCCCCGCACACACCCAG AGCGCCTGGCCCCCCTTGCTCGGCCCCACGCCCCGTCTCGGCGTCGCCCCGAACCTGCTACCTCGTCACCCGGCTCTAG